A genomic region of Rhipicephalus sanguineus isolate Rsan-2018 chromosome 3, BIME_Rsan_1.4, whole genome shotgun sequence contains the following coding sequences:
- the LOC125756163 gene encoding cuticle protein 16.8-like → MFSKVLLCCVLAFAAAQQPSLDGPPQPYSFSYDNTDEFGTRISQTETGDENNNKVGSYSYTDANGISRTVKYTADADGFHAVVETNEPGTKSSNPADAQYISNAAEVAPAPVAVKPAPVVVKATPVVHTVQAAPVAVHAVHAAPTFAIHAAPVALHHVSPVAVAAHPVAFHAPLTYTLGRAKSR, encoded by the exons ATGTTCTCCAAG GTCCTTCTGTGCTGCGTTCTCGCCTTCGCTGCCGCCCAGCAGCCAAGCCTGGACGGC CCACCACAGCCATACAGCTTCAGCTACGACAACACCGACGAGTTCGGCACCCGCATCAGCCAGACTGAGACCGGTGACGAGAACAACAACAAGGTCGGCTCCTACAGCTACACCGACGCCAACGGCATCTCCCGTACCGTCAAGTAcaccgctgacgccgacggtttCCACGCCGTGGTCGAGACCAACGAGCCAGGAACCAAGTCCTCCAACCCAGCTGACGCCCAGTACATCTCCAACGCCGCCGAGGTTGCCCCAGCTCCAGTTGCCGTAAAGCCAGCTCCAGTCGTCGTCAAGGCCACCCCAGTGGTGCACACCGTCCAAGCTGCCCCAGTCGCTGTGCACGCTGTGCACGCCGCCCCAACCTTTGCCATCCACGCCGCCCCAGTCGCCCTCCACCATGTGTCCCCAGTCGCCGTAGCCGCCCACCCAGTCGCCTTCCACGCTCCCCTCACCTACACCCTCGGCCGCGCCAAGAGCCGTTAA
- the LOC119387597 gene encoding cuticle protein 16.8: MYTKILLCCLVAYAAAQQANLDGPPQPYSFSYDNTDEFGTRISQQETGDENNNKVGSYSYVDPNGVTRTVKYTADADGFHVVVETNEPGTKTSNPADAQYVANPIDVPQPAPVLAAKPVEVKVAAVKPVVVQAAAPVVHAVHAAPFTVHAAPVSYATAHHVTPITVSAQPLTIAHAPLTYTLSKSA; this comes from the exons ATGTACACCAAG ATTCTCCTGTGCTGCCTTGTCGCCTACGCCGCTGCCCAGCAGGCGAACCTTGACGGC CCACCACAGCCATACAGCTTCAGCTACGACAACACCGACGAGTTCGGCACCCGCATCTCCCAGCAGGAGACCGGTGACGAGAACAACAACAAGGTCGGTTCCTACAGCTACGTCGACCCGAACGGAGTGACCCGTACCGTCAAGtacaccgccgacgccgacggtttCCACGTTGTGGTCGAGACCAACGAGCCAGGAACCAAGACCTCCAACCCAGCTGACGCCCAGTACGTCGCCAACCCCATTGATGTCCCCCAGCCTGCTCCAGTTCTGGCTGCCAAGCCAGTTGAGGTCAAGGTCGCCGCCGTGAAGCCCGTTGTTGTGCAGGCCGCCGCCCCAGTCGTCCACGCAGTGCACGCCGCCCCCTTCACTGTCCACGCCGCCCCAGTCTCCTACGCCACTGCCCACCACGTGACCCCGATCACCGTCTCTGCCCAGCCACTGACCATCGCCCACGCCCCACTCACCTACACTCTCTCCAAGAGCGCCTAG